In one Polaribacter sp. ALD11 genomic region, the following are encoded:
- a CDS encoding formylglycine-generating enzyme family protein has protein sequence MITNCQSKMVPIKGGNYIPLYGRDSMKVSINDFLMDVYPVTNKEYLAFIKKHPKWQRSKTIKLFVDGSYLREWKTDTTLNVNQKLKSPVTQVSWFAAKSYCESQGKRLPTVDEWEYVAMANKTMPDARKEEAYNQFILGWYEKPKTFNQTIGSTFRNYWRVYDLHGLVWEWTSDFNSVLISGESRKDVDKDSNLFCGSAAINATDLMNYAAFMRYAIRGSLKARYSMRNLGFRCVKDDKTN, from the coding sequence ATGATCACAAATTGTCAATCTAAAATGGTACCAATTAAAGGAGGAAACTATATTCCACTTTACGGTAGAGATTCTATGAAAGTTTCTATAAATGATTTTTTGATGGATGTTTATCCTGTTACCAACAAGGAATATTTAGCTTTTATTAAAAAACACCCTAAATGGCAAAGAAGTAAAACTATTAAATTATTTGTTGATGGAAGTTATTTAAGAGAATGGAAAACAGATACAACTCTAAATGTAAATCAAAAATTAAAATCACCAGTTACTCAAGTTTCTTGGTTTGCTGCTAAAAGTTATTGTGAAAGCCAAGGAAAAAGATTGCCAACAGTAGATGAATGGGAATATGTAGCTATGGCAAACAAAACAATGCCAGATGCAAGAAAAGAAGAAGCCTACAATCAGTTTATTTTGGGATGGTACGAAAAGCCAAAAACATTTAATCAAACCATTGGTTCTACATTTAGAAATTATTGGAGAGTTTATGATTTACATGGTTTGGTATGGGAATGGACTTCAGATTTTAATTCTGTTTTAATTTCTGGTGAATCTAGAAAAGATGTAGATAAAGATAGTAATTTATTCTGCGGAAGCGCAGCCATAAATGCAACAGATTTAATGAATTATGCAGCATTTATGCGATATGCAATAAGAGGAAGTTTAAAAGCAAGATATTCCATGAGAAACCTTGGTTTTAGATGTGTAAAAGATGATAAAACAAATTAA
- a CDS encoding Rrf2 family transcriptional regulator, which yields MTIIIKRCFYLFIFVENKTMLSKASKYAIIAVLYLTNTATKEKKISAKQIAEKLKIPAPFLAKTLQELTKKEIISSIKGPHGGFYLSRKNEKYSLFDIIDCVDDIEKFNQCYLGQLQCSDESPCVVHHLYMPFKNELIKKLKTKTILEMANEYKINNNLNEIIK from the coding sequence ATGACAATTATCATAAAAAGATGTTTTTATCTTTTTATTTTTGTAGAAAACAAAACCATGTTGTCAAAAGCAAGTAAATATGCAATAATTGCAGTTTTATACCTTACAAATACAGCGACCAAAGAGAAAAAAATAAGCGCTAAACAGATTGCTGAAAAATTAAAAATACCAGCTCCTTTTTTAGCAAAAACGCTACAAGAACTAACAAAAAAGGAGATAATATCTTCTATTAAAGGACCTCATGGAGGGTTTTATTTATCTAGAAAAAATGAAAAATATTCACTTTTTGATATTATTGATTGCGTTGACGATATCGAAAAATTTAACCAATGTTATTTAGGCCAACTTCAGTGTAGCGATGAAAGCCCTTGTGTAGTTCACCATTTATATATGCCTTTTAAAAATGAATTGATAAAAAAACTTAAAACAAAAACAATTTTAGAAATGGCAAATGAATATAAAATAAATAACAACTTGAATGAAATTATAAAATGA
- a CDS encoding SCO family protein, translating into MKQLTYILLIVTVTLFVSCDKKAVKESSKVEYQCPMKCEGEKVYSEKGICPVCEMDLKSNSRKASKVISDEISDESIFNLTSNWNTEEGKSITLKELKGKTLVMVMIYTTCKAACPRLTADMRNIEGKIPAEYKKDIQYVLVSIDPKNDTPKRLKEFAIENYIDGEEWTFLQGTEIGIREFSNVLALKYKQISPLDFSHSNIISVFNPQGELVHQQEGLGVDNKETITKIIETVQK; encoded by the coding sequence ATGAAACAACTAACATATATACTATTAATTGTAACAGTTACATTATTCGTTTCTTGTGATAAAAAAGCAGTAAAAGAAAGTAGTAAGGTTGAATATCAATGCCCCATGAAATGTGAAGGGGAGAAAGTATATTCAGAAAAAGGTATTTGTCCTGTTTGTGAAATGGATTTAAAATCAAATTCAAGAAAAGCTTCAAAAGTAATAAGTGATGAAATTTCTGACGAATCTATCTTTAATTTAACGTCAAATTGGAATACAGAAGAAGGAAAATCAATCACATTAAAAGAACTAAAAGGTAAAACTTTGGTAATGGTGATGATTTACACTACTTGTAAAGCTGCTTGTCCTAGACTAACTGCTGATATGAGAAATATTGAAGGTAAAATTCCGGCTGAATATAAAAAAGATATTCAGTATGTTTTAGTGAGCATAGATCCTAAAAATGATACCCCAAAAAGACTAAAAGAATTTGCGATAGAAAATTACATTGATGGTGAAGAATGGACTTTTTTACAAGGTACAGAAATTGGAATTAGAGAGTTTTCTAATGTTTTAGCATTAAAATACAAACAAATTTCACCTTTAGATTTTTCGCATTCAAATATTATAAGTGTGTTTAATCCACAAGGAGAATTGGTGCATCAACAAGAAGGATTAGGTGTAGATAATAAAGAAACAATTACAAAGATTATAGAAACAGTTCAAAAATAA
- a CDS encoding aspartate aminotransferase family protein, whose translation MKDDFFKYQAQTSPHPLAIEVSHAKGSYIYDTSDKEYLDFVAGVSANSLGHNHPKVTEAIKNQLDSYAHVMVYGEFIQKPQVDLCKLLAQNSPKNLNAVYITNSGTEATEGALKLAKRVTGKFEIVAAKHSYHGNTMGAMSVSGVERQNQAFRPLIPGTKFIIYNNEADLEYITPKTAAVILETIQGGAGFIEPKNGFLSKVKKRCEEVGALLILDEIQSGIGRTGTFWGFENYNVVPDIIITGKGLGGGMPIGAFISSSTMMGALKDNPKLGHISTFAGHPVIAAAAYATLTEILSENLLLESLRKEQIIRKQLQHTAIKEIRGKGLMLAALVETPELAAQIILKCLENGLILFFLLFEGRAMRITPPLTISDKELVKGCEIILKSINQVLKT comes from the coding sequence ATGAAAGATGATTTCTTTAAATACCAAGCACAGACTTCTCCTCACCCACTAGCTATAGAAGTTTCGCATGCAAAAGGAAGTTATATTTATGATACTTCAGACAAAGAATATTTAGATTTTGTGGCGGGCGTTTCTGCGAATAGTTTAGGTCATAACCATCCAAAAGTTACAGAAGCAATTAAAAATCAGTTAGATTCTTATGCACATGTTATGGTTTATGGTGAATTTATTCAAAAGCCACAAGTAGATTTATGTAAGCTTTTAGCACAGAATTCTCCCAAAAACCTAAATGCTGTTTACATTACAAATTCAGGAACAGAAGCTACTGAAGGTGCTTTAAAATTAGCCAAAAGAGTTACAGGTAAATTTGAAATTGTTGCTGCAAAGCACTCGTATCATGGGAATACTATGGGCGCAATGAGTGTTTCTGGTGTAGAAAGACAAAACCAAGCATTTAGACCATTAATTCCGGGTACAAAATTCATCATCTATAATAATGAAGCTGATTTAGAATACATCACTCCCAAAACTGCTGCTGTTATTTTAGAAACTATTCAAGGTGGTGCTGGTTTTATAGAACCTAAAAATGGGTTTTTATCAAAAGTAAAAAAGAGATGTGAAGAAGTTGGTGCACTTTTAATCTTAGATGAAATTCAATCAGGAATTGGTAGAACGGGTACTTTTTGGGGATTTGAAAATTACAATGTCGTTCCAGATATCATAATCACAGGAAAAGGTTTGGGTGGCGGTATGCCAATTGGCGCTTTTATTTCTTCTTCTACAATGATGGGGGCATTAAAAGACAATCCTAAATTGGGTCATATCTCTACATTTGCAGGACATCCTGTTATTGCTGCTGCTGCTTATGCCACCCTAACAGAAATATTAAGCGAGAATTTACTTTTAGAAAGTTTACGCAAAGAACAAATTATTAGAAAACAGCTACAACATACTGCTATAAAAGAAATTCGAGGAAAAGGACTAATGTTAGCTGCACTCGTTGAAACACCTGAACTTGCTGCTCAAATTATCTTAAAGTGTTTAGAAAACGGATTGATTCTCTTCTTTTTATTATTTGAAGGTCGAGCAATGAGAATTACGCCTCCGCTTACAATATC
- the ric gene encoding iron-sulfur cluster repair di-iron protein yields the protein MNITENNTVAEVVTSNIKTADIFKKHGIDFCCGGGISIKKACEKNNISYETLAKELSNMNNPVSKAYNYDSWKLDFLADHIENIHHSYVAESTPLVLQYAERVAKVHGHHYAEVIKINTLFKAVAQELAAHMKKEELILFPFIKQLVKADKAGIKVKTPHFGTVNNPIKMMEEEHENAGDILKEIKELSNNYTPPEGACNTFKALYAKLEEFEQDLHQHIHLENNILFPKAILLEQKNNQ from the coding sequence ATGAATATAACAGAAAATAACACTGTAGCAGAAGTTGTTACTAGCAATATAAAAACAGCAGATATATTTAAAAAACATGGAATTGATTTCTGTTGTGGCGGAGGAATTTCGATTAAAAAAGCATGTGAAAAAAATAATATTTCTTATGAAACTTTGGCAAAAGAACTATCAAATATGAACAATCCAGTTTCTAAGGCTTATAATTATGATAGCTGGAAACTAGATTTTTTAGCAGATCATATAGAGAATATTCATCATAGTTATGTTGCAGAAAGTACCCCCTTAGTATTACAATATGCAGAACGAGTAGCCAAAGTTCATGGGCATCATTATGCAGAAGTTATCAAAATTAATACCTTATTTAAAGCGGTTGCACAAGAGTTAGCTGCACACATGAAAAAAGAAGAGCTTATTTTATTTCCTTTTATTAAGCAATTAGTAAAAGCAGACAAAGCAGGTATAAAAGTAAAGACTCCACATTTTGGTACGGTAAACAATCCAATAAAAATGATGGAAGAAGAGCATGAAAACGCAGGCGATATTCTTAAGGAAATAAAAGAACTTTCTAACAATTATACACCACCAGAAGGAGCTTGTAATACGTTTAAAGCTTTGTATGCAAAACTAGAGGAGTTCGAGCAAGATTTACATCAACATATTCACTTAGAAAATAATATTTTGTTTCCTAAAGCAATTCTTTTAGAGCAAAAAAACAATCAATAA
- the nirK gene encoding copper-containing nitrite reductase, with the protein MKLLKTVCLLTITSLLLTSCKSEEKKEIAMVDTANIYIKGTIDAELTSPPFVPAPVGDRTAKKLLVNMEILEKEGEMTDGVKYVYWTFGGSVPGSFIRTRVGDEVEFTLSNHPDNKLPHNIDMHAVTGPGGGATSSFVAPGHKKTFSFKTLNPGLYVYHCATAPVGMHIANGMYGLILVEPEGGLPKVDKEYYIMQGDFYTKGENGERGLQPFDMTKAIKEEADYVVFNGKVGALTGDDAITANVGETVRLYVGNGGPNLTSSFHVIGEIFDKVHIEGGDLINTNVQTTSIPSGGAAIVEFKVEVPGTFIIVDHAIFRAFNKGALGMLKVTGEENKKLYSGVKQEGIYLPEGGTIQTMPDNTKKEVAVQSSNKTLAQKLKDGKNVYMKTCFACHQAEGQGIPNAFPPLAKSDYLNADVKRAIGIVLNGKTGEITVNGKKYNSVMTKQTLTDEEVADVMTYVYNSWGNNKTNVSINTVKEVKNSH; encoded by the coding sequence ATGAAACTTTTAAAAACAGTGTGTTTATTAACTATTACAAGCTTGCTGCTAACAAGTTGTAAAAGTGAAGAGAAGAAAGAAATAGCTATGGTAGATACTGCAAACATCTATATAAAAGGAACGATAGATGCAGAATTAACTTCGCCACCCTTTGTGCCAGCGCCAGTTGGAGATAGAACTGCAAAAAAGCTGTTAGTAAACATGGAAATTCTTGAAAAGGAAGGTGAAATGACTGATGGTGTAAAATATGTTTATTGGACTTTTGGAGGTTCTGTTCCAGGGAGCTTTATAAGAACAAGAGTAGGAGATGAAGTAGAATTTACACTATCGAATCATCCAGATAATAAATTACCTCATAATATAGACATGCATGCGGTAACTGGTCCTGGAGGTGGAGCGACTTCTTCTTTTGTTGCACCAGGTCATAAAAAAACTTTTTCTTTTAAAACATTAAACCCTGGTTTATATGTGTATCACTGTGCTACTGCACCAGTAGGAATGCATATTGCTAACGGAATGTATGGTTTAATTTTAGTAGAACCAGAAGGAGGTTTACCTAAAGTAGATAAAGAGTATTACATTATGCAAGGAGATTTCTACACTAAAGGAGAAAATGGAGAAAGAGGATTACAACCTTTTGATATGACAAAAGCAATAAAAGAAGAAGCAGATTACGTGGTGTTTAATGGTAAAGTTGGTGCTTTAACAGGTGACGATGCAATTACTGCAAATGTTGGTGAAACGGTTCGTTTATATGTTGGTAATGGTGGCCCAAATTTAACTTCATCTTTTCATGTTATTGGAGAAATTTTTGATAAAGTACACATTGAAGGTGGAGATTTAATTAATACAAATGTACAAACAACATCAATTCCTTCTGGTGGCGCAGCAATTGTAGAATTTAAAGTAGAAGTTCCTGGAACATTTATTATTGTAGATCACGCTATTTTTAGAGCTTTTAATAAAGGTGCATTAGGAATGTTAAAAGTAACAGGAGAAGAAAACAAAAAACTATACTCGGGTGTAAAGCAAGAAGGAATCTATCTTCCAGAAGGAGGTACAATTCAAACAATGCCAGATAATACAAAGAAAGAAGTTGCTGTACAGTCTTCAAATAAGACATTGGCTCAGAAACTTAAAGATGGTAAAAATGTGTATATGAAAACTTGTTTTGCTTGTCACCAAGCAGAAGGACAAGGAATACCGAATGCATTTCCTCCTTTAGCAAAGTCAGATTACTTAAATGCAGATGTAAAAAGAGCTATTGGTATTGTTTTAAATGGTAAAACAGGTGAAATTACTGTAAATGGTAAAAAATATAATAGTGTAATGACCAAGCAAACGTTAACAGATGAAGAGGTGGCAGATGTTATGACCTATGTATATAATTCTTGGGGAAATAATAAAACAAACGTTAGCATAAATACAGTAAAAGAAGTTAAAAACAGTCACTAA
- a CDS encoding alginate export family protein gives MKKINLITIITLFFTVLITAQSFKLSSEIRPRFENRHGYKTLIKSGEEGANFISQRTRLNFDYQQEKLTLGVSLQNVRVWGDVSTLASKDNANSFHQAWAAYQFTDNFSLKFGRQEIIYDDSRIFGNVGWAQQARSFDAAIAKIKTSENGKLELGYSLNNDAEQLTNSVYTNVAGYKTFQFAWYHTAINNLGLSFLALNNGVEFLNSKTEEELNYSQTFGSRVTYKLGKLSLDGSVYFQTGKILENSVSANYFGGNIKYNVSEEFNFGLGAEYLSGKDMNDTSTKIKSFNPVFGTNHKFNGFMDYFYVGNHINSVGLVDINATLSYSKNKFSAKVIPHLFSSAADVYKGSSKMNTNLGTEIDVVLGYKIAENVLLNGGFSKMFGTDSLEVLKNGDSSADNSWTWLMITFKPTLFATK, from the coding sequence ATGAAAAAAATAAACCTTATTACAATAATAACACTCTTTTTTACCGTTTTAATAACGGCTCAATCATTTAAGTTATCATCAGAAATTAGACCTCGTTTTGAAAACAGGCATGGTTACAAAACATTGATAAAGTCAGGGGAAGAAGGTGCTAATTTTATATCTCAAAGAACGCGCTTAAATTTTGACTACCAACAAGAAAAATTGACGCTTGGTGTTTCTTTACAAAACGTTAGAGTTTGGGGAGATGTAAGTACGTTGGCTTCTAAAGACAATGCAAATTCTTTTCATCAAGCGTGGGCAGCATATCAATTTACCGATAATTTTTCTTTAAAATTTGGCCGTCAAGAAATAATTTATGATGATAGTAGAATTTTTGGAAATGTTGGTTGGGCGCAACAAGCTAGAAGTTTTGATGCTGCTATTGCAAAAATAAAAACTTCAGAAAATGGGAAATTAGAATTGGGATATTCTTTAAATAACGATGCAGAGCAACTTACAAATTCAGTATATACAAATGTGGCTGGTTATAAAACGTTTCAATTTGCTTGGTATCATACAGCTATTAATAATTTAGGATTGAGTTTTTTAGCATTGAATAATGGTGTTGAGTTTTTGAATTCTAAAACCGAAGAAGAATTAAATTACTCCCAAACTTTTGGATCTAGAGTTACTTATAAGTTAGGTAAACTATCTTTAGATGGATCCGTTTATTTTCAAACTGGAAAGATTCTAGAGAATTCTGTGAGTGCAAACTATTTTGGTGGAAACATAAAATACAACGTTTCAGAAGAATTTAATTTTGGGCTAGGAGCAGAGTACTTGTCTGGAAAGGATATGAATGATACAAGTACTAAAATAAAATCTTTTAACCCTGTGTTTGGAACCAACCATAAATTTAATGGTTTTATGGACTATTTTTATGTAGGAAATCATATAAATTCTGTGGGCTTAGTAGATATTAATGCAACATTAAGTTATTCTAAAAATAAATTCTCTGCAAAAGTAATTCCTCATTTATTTTCGTCTGCAGCAGATGTTTACAAAGGAAGTTCTAAAATGAACACTAATTTAGGAACTGAAATTGATGTTGTTCTAGGATATAAAATTGCTGAAAACGTACTGTTAAATGGAGGTTTTTCTAAAATGTTTGGAACGGATTCTTTGGAAGTTTTAAAAAATGGAGATAGTTCTGCAGATAATTCTTGGACTTGGTTAATGATAACCTTTAAACCAACCTTATTTGCTACAAAATAG
- a CDS encoding OstA-like protein encodes MIYSSEQQYVDEEKYPGATVLLGNVKMTHEGAVLTCKQALFYQKENFFKALQNVIIKQGDTITQTSDYLDYDANSKQALSWGNVVLKDPEMTLTTDTLQFDRLNQKLYYQSYATIKDQTNTLNSKNGNYYLETKKFTATTKVTVVNPEHNLVSNHLDYYTNSGLTYLYGPSTITNTQNENRIYCERGFYNTKTDISYFVKNAKLYLKERTVEGDSLYYDKKKGFASATNNIQVIDTVKNFVTRGNYAEIFEEKDSLFIIKRAVAISIVDKDSTFIHGDTLLVTGIPEKRIVRTYHNVKIFKSDLQGKCDSIYTDQQSGITKMFRDPVLWSDGNQITGDTIHLISNVETEKLDSLKVLNNAFIVSKDSLSVNEFNQIKGRNMFGKFKENKLHLLLVKGNAESVYYNRNEETNIIETITKEISSNIEFTLDKGQIETIKYLKTSEGKTYPPSKFPEEDKKLQGFIWRENEQPKTQEDIFKKDKGEKTPIKSDKDVIKPLLIIDPKKSKKEITTKNK; translated from the coding sequence ATGATTTATTCCTCTGAGCAACAATATGTTGATGAAGAGAAATACCCTGGTGCAACTGTTTTACTTGGAAACGTTAAAATGACGCATGAAGGTGCTGTTCTTACTTGTAAACAAGCCTTATTTTATCAGAAAGAAAACTTTTTTAAGGCACTTCAAAATGTTATTATCAAACAAGGAGATACCATTACGCAAACGAGTGATTACTTAGATTATGATGCAAATTCTAAACAAGCATTATCTTGGGGAAATGTAGTTTTAAAAGATCCTGAAATGACGTTAACTACAGATACTTTACAATTCGACAGATTAAATCAAAAATTATATTATCAAAGTTATGCAACTATAAAAGATCAAACAAATACCTTAAATAGTAAAAACGGAAACTATTATTTAGAAACCAAAAAATTTACAGCAACTACTAAAGTTACCGTTGTAAACCCAGAACACAATTTAGTTTCGAATCATTTAGATTATTATACAAATTCTGGTTTAACATACTTGTATGGTCCATCAACCATTACTAATACCCAAAATGAAAATAGAATTTATTGTGAACGTGGCTTCTATAACACAAAAACAGATATTTCTTATTTTGTAAAAAATGCGAAACTCTATTTAAAAGAAAGAACAGTAGAAGGTGATAGTTTGTATTACGATAAAAAGAAAGGTTTTGCTTCTGCAACAAACAATATTCAAGTAATAGACACCGTAAAAAACTTTGTAACTAGAGGAAATTATGCCGAAATATTTGAAGAAAAAGATTCCCTTTTTATCATTAAAAGAGCCGTTGCTATTTCTATTGTAGACAAAGATTCAACCTTTATTCATGGAGATACTTTGTTAGTTACTGGTATTCCTGAAAAAAGAATAGTAAGAACCTACCATAATGTTAAAATATTTAAATCTGATTTACAAGGAAAATGCGATTCGATATATACAGATCAACAAAGCGGAATTACTAAAATGTTTAGAGATCCGGTTTTATGGTCAGACGGAAACCAAATTACTGGCGATACAATCCATTTAATTTCTAACGTAGAAACAGAGAAATTAGATTCTTTAAAAGTCTTAAACAATGCTTTTATTGTCTCTAAAGATTCTTTATCTGTAAACGAATTCAACCAAATAAAAGGTAGAAATATGTTTGGTAAATTTAAGGAAAACAAACTCCATTTACTTTTAGTAAAAGGAAATGCAGAATCGGTTTATTACAATAGAAATGAAGAAACAAATATTATAGAAACCATTACAAAAGAAATTTCTAGTAATATAGAATTCACCCTTGATAAAGGGCAAATAGAAACAATAAAATATTTAAAAACTTCGGAAGGAAAAACCTATCCTCCTTCAAAATTTCCTGAGGAAGATAAAAAATTACAAGGTTTTATTTGGCGAGAAAACGAACAACCTAAAACGCAAGAAGATATTTTTAAAAAAGATAAAGGCGAAAAAACGCCTATTAAAAGCGATAAGGACGTTATAAAACCTTTACTAATTATCGATCCTAAAAAAAGTAAAAAAGAAATTACTACAAAGAACAAATAG
- a CDS encoding aspartate aminotransferase family protein, producing MNSFFDLSVEEMKSYGYKIVDLIVSHYDQIENKKPVSSATRVEMDAVFLQEAPEKGMDADKVLDFVMENVIPNSNISSHPKAFSFVPGPSNFISTMADSLATGFNIFSGGWIVSPAAAELEIVTLNWLLKMFDFPVTKGGGIFTSGGSMANLTALATARKVKCGDDFSNAVIYLSDQAHSSNIKAIRVLGFKKEQVKIIPTDIEFKFSINKLKNEIAKDKLEGKKPFCIIASAGTTNTGTVDPLDALADICEKENLWFHIDGAYGGAAILSKKGSKILRGIERADSLTVDPHKWFFQPYEIGCLLVKDASWLSNTFSEKPEYLRDIEGNESEINFYDYGIQLTRRFRALKFYMSIKTYGLETFKKAITYNIDLADQTEDLLRESKNWEIVSPATLAIINFRYNPLGLNLTEKEIDTLNQEISARVVASKEALLVTTVLQNQIVIRMCLINPKTTLGHIKETLSQCDAFAIEVLSEWKK from the coding sequence ATGAATTCCTTTTTTGATTTATCTGTTGAAGAAATGAAATCTTACGGTTATAAGATTGTAGATTTAATTGTAAGCCATTACGACCAAATAGAAAATAAAAAGCCAGTTTCTAGTGCAACTAGGGTAGAAATGGATGCTGTTTTCTTGCAAGAAGCTCCGGAGAAAGGAATGGATGCAGACAAAGTTTTAGACTTTGTAATGGAAAATGTAATTCCTAATAGTAATATTTCTAGCCACCCAAAAGCGTTTTCTTTTGTTCCTGGACCAAGTAACTTTATTAGTACAATGGCAGATTCTTTAGCAACCGGATTCAATATTTTTTCTGGCGGTTGGATTGTTTCTCCTGCAGCAGCAGAATTAGAGATTGTTACGTTAAACTGGTTGTTAAAAATGTTTGATTTTCCGGTAACAAAAGGTGGCGGAATCTTTACAAGTGGTGGCTCTATGGCAAATTTAACAGCTTTAGCTACTGCAAGAAAGGTAAAGTGTGGAGACGATTTTTCTAATGCTGTTATCTATTTATCAGACCAAGCCCATTCTTCAAATATAAAAGCAATTAGAGTATTAGGTTTTAAAAAGGAACAAGTAAAAATAATACCGACAGATATAGAATTTAAGTTTAGTATTAATAAACTAAAGAACGAAATTGCAAAAGATAAATTAGAAGGGAAAAAACCTTTTTGTATTATTGCTTCTGCTGGTACAACAAATACAGGAACGGTAGATCCTTTAGATGCGTTGGCAGACATTTGTGAAAAAGAAAATCTTTGGTTTCATATTGATGGTGCTTATGGTGGCGCTGCAATTTTATCTAAAAAAGGAAGTAAAATTTTACGAGGAATAGAACGTGCAGATTCTTTAACTGTAGATCCTCATAAATGGTTTTTTCAACCTTATGAAATAGGCTGTTTATTAGTGAAAGATGCTTCTTGGTTAAGCAATACGTTTAGTGAAAAACCAGAGTATTTAAGAGATATTGAAGGGAATGAGTCGGAAATTAATTTTTATGACTACGGTATTCAGTTAACTAGAAGATTTAGAGCTTTAAAGTTTTACATGTCTATAAAAACTTACGGATTAGAAACCTTTAAAAAAGCCATTACGTATAATATTGATTTAGCAGACCAAACGGAAGATTTGTTAAGAGAAAGTAAAAACTGGGAAATAGTTTCACCAGCAACCTTAGCAATTATTAATTTTAGATACAATCCTTTAGGTTTAAATTTAACTGAAAAAGAAATAGATACACTAAATCAAGAAATTTCAGCTAGAGTTGTTGCCTCTAAAGAAGCACTTTTGGTAACTACAGTTTTACAGAATCAGATTGTAATTAGAATGTGTTTAATAAACCCTAAAACAACTTTAGGTCACATTAAAGAAACATTAAGTCAATGTGATGCATTTGCTATTGAAGTACTCTCTGAGTGGAAAAAATAG